Genomic segment of Pararhodobacter zhoushanensis:
CGGTGGTGCTGGAAAATAGCGAAGAATCCGTCGATTTCGCCCGCGATCCCCGCGCCGACGCCGTGGGGGTCGAGGCGCGGTTGCGCAGGCTGATGTGGCCTGCGGTTCTGGTGCTGCTGGGCGCTTTGGGCTGGGCCGGGGCGCAGGCGCTGGCGATCCGCAACGACCGCGCGCTGGCCGTGGCCGTGCAGGCCGAGACGCTGGCCGCCGTGCGCCGGGATGTGCTGCCGTCGGGGCCGATCCTTGACCTGCAGGTGCAGGTCACCCGCGAGATCGAGCGCCGCCGCGCCGCTACGGCTCCCGTCGCCGCGCCCACCGGCCCGCTGGACCTGCTGCGCGCCGCCGCGCCGGTGCTGGCCGGGGGCGAGGTGCAGTCGGTATCGCTGGGGATTGACGGGTTGAGCGCCGCGCTGCGCGTCCCCGATTTCCGCGCGCTCGACGCGCTGGCGGGCGCGCTGGCCGAGGTCGGTGTCACCGCGCGCACCACCCGCTCGGGCATCGACCCCGACGGCGGCGTCGCCGCGACCCTGTCGCTGGAGGTCGCGCCATGATCGCTGCGCTTGCCCGCGTTCTGGCCCTGCGCAGCCCGCGTGAACGGGTGTTGCTGGCGCTTCTGGCGCTGGGTGCGCTGCCGGTGGCCTTTGTCGCGCTGGTCGCCCTGCCGCTGATCGACGCCCGCGCCGCTGCCCGCGCGGATCTGACCGCCGCGCAAGCGGTGCGCGACTGGTACGCCGCGCGTCAGGGGGAGATCGCAGCGCTGCCGCGTCCCGGTGCCCCGCCCCCACAGAGCGCCCGGCCCCGGTGGGCCTTGGCGGGATCGAGCTGCGCCTGATCGACGCGCGCTTGCGCGATGCGGTGACCCTGCTCGCCAACGGCCCCAACGGGCGCGTGGCCCTGACGCTGGACGCGGTGCCGTTCGGCGACTTGATGGGCTGGCTGGACGGGATCGAGGACGGCGCGGGCTACCGCGTCAACGCGCTGCAGGTGGAACGATCCGCGCCTGGCGAG
This window contains:
- a CDS encoding type II secretion system protein GspM produces the protein MIAALARVLALRSPRERVLLALLALGALPVAFVALVALPLIDARAAARADLTAAQAVRDWYAARQGEIAALPRPGAPPPQSARPRWALAGSSCA
- a CDS encoding type II secretion system protein M, with the protein product MGLGGIELRLIDARLRDAVTLLANGPNGRVALTLDAVPFGDLMGWLDGIEDGAGYRVNALQVERSAPGEVDAELQLEPLR